A region of Candidatus Woesearchaeota archaeon DNA encodes the following proteins:
- a CDS encoding pseudouridine synthase, with product MSKKIRLVQYLAKTGEFEEKYDAARSIQSGHISVDGKNITNPNYEIRESADVMLNGKHILPLRKIYIALNKPKRIFCQKSRDREAKTIYSFIRKKRLPLTGKEINSLFSVGRLDQDTTGLLIVTNDGKLNELMMRPERKVKKEYTASIDKEITEDALSKLRAGVTIKIDDFDGKEIDYLTKPCSAEKLPGKKLRIAISEGKKRQVKLMLSSLGYEVISLQRESIGNLTLSGLGIKKEREIKEITEKEAYGF from the coding sequence ATGAGCAAAAAAATCAGGCTGGTGCAGTATCTCGCAAAGACAGGGGAATTTGAGGAGAAATATGATGCTGCGCGCTCAATCCAGTCAGGGCACATCTCTGTTGACGGAAAAAATATAACAAACCCCAATTATGAGATAAGGGAAAGCGCAGATGTGATGCTTAACGGAAAGCATATTCTCCCTTTAAGGAAAATCTACATTGCATTGAACAAGCCAAAGAGGATTTTTTGCCAGAAGTCAAGGGACAGGGAGGCAAAGACAATTTATTCTTTTATCCGCAAGAAGCGCCTGCCCCTCACAGGAAAAGAGATAAACTCTCTTTTCTCAGTTGGACGGCTTGACCAGGACACAACCGGGCTTCTCATTGTGACAAACGACGGAAAGCTAAATGAGCTGATGATGCGCCCAGAGAGAAAAGTTAAGAAGGAATACACTGCGTCAATTGACAAGGAGATTACAGAAGATGCGCTCTCAAAACTTAGGGCAGGAGTTACAATAAAGATTGATGATTTTGACGGAAAGGAGATTGACTATCTAACTAAGCCCTGCTCTGCAGAAAAACTGCCTGGCAAAAAGCTCAGAATTGCAATATCAGAAGGCAAAAAGAGGCAGGTCAAGCTCATGCTGTCCTCTCTTGGATATGAAGTCATATCCCTGCAGAGGGAGTCAATAGGCAATCTAACACTTTCGGGCTTGGGAATAAAAAAAGAAAGAGAAATAAAGGAGATTACTGAAAAGGAAGCGTATGGATTCTGA
- a CDS encoding M23 family metallopeptidase: MAFIGKRGNVLVLFLTITSIIIFTFLFMGFFQKEKKMTAGIGSEQFKILYAYQQGEMALVYIDTSGKYAIYDSIIEFADKGFFSSSECGSENGYSLWKNENGVECYPNKNSLKANFTEFYQDALDKYLSAYSTVMLPDARNYEFFLSENDKMLEIKAISDGLLPISLQATSAVSLGGIGAVGWPVDESGATITSCYGRRDYDVSRALGINPSHWGIDFALASGSPVYAVADGKITYSGYSGSYGNRIVISHSGFKTTYNHLSEIVRSSGEVKRGDVIGKVGSTGKSTGAHIHFEVLIDGNLVNPLCFYDTSKEVLKISVNDGGDNSCKNLRSRCVEISAEDIEKIKAQTYVPPQYLGKGSMGTMPKSPVPIEEELSGISYSVNPSFKASIEYSFEEYYTLAKRAEEIASACSGKSYYERDSCIKAQSSGLSDSVIEITPFCNPKEADASLGVFEKFIDYYQKCSSNDDNCYCLFEQEDSSDVPSADGKHVIRIEAAPDYSAYNADFSVSENMKIGITESFYNDLPEIKYKTLIYTANYNRGNFESASLRFYDDLSAYETEWDLSRIIIYKSNGEMAFVSPIEFWNDVPENKFLTSRQCLPGAKVYYFCAKVLSNSVPVYDAGKKSVENVNPIVKFALEIR; encoded by the coding sequence AATCGGGAGCGAGCAGTTCAAGATTCTGTATGCTTATCAGCAGGGCGAGATGGCTCTTGTGTACATTGACACATCAGGGAAGTATGCAATTTATGATTCTATTATTGAATTCGCAGACAAGGGATTTTTTTCATCTTCAGAATGCGGCTCTGAAAACGGCTATTCTCTCTGGAAAAATGAAAATGGCGTTGAATGCTATCCGAATAAAAATTCATTAAAGGCGAACTTCACTGAATTCTACCAGGATGCTCTTGACAAATACCTTTCAGCGTACAGCACAGTGATGCTTCCAGATGCAAGGAATTATGAGTTCTTTTTGAGCGAAAATGATAAAATGCTTGAGATAAAGGCAATATCCGATGGTCTTCTTCCGATAAGCCTGCAGGCAACCAGCGCAGTAAGCCTGGGAGGAATCGGAGCAGTCGGATGGCCCGTTGATGAATCAGGAGCAACTATAACCTCATGCTATGGAAGAAGGGATTATGATGTGAGCAGGGCATTGGGGATAAACCCCAGCCACTGGGGAATTGATTTTGCACTGGCTTCTGGAAGCCCGGTGTATGCAGTTGCAGACGGAAAAATAACTTACTCGGGATACAGCGGGAGCTATGGGAACAGGATTGTAATAAGCCATTCTGGGTTCAAGACAACATACAACCACCTCAGCGAGATTGTGAGAAGCTCAGGCGAGGTTAAGCGCGGCGATGTTATAGGAAAAGTTGGAAGCACAGGAAAATCAACTGGAGCCCATATTCATTTTGAGGTGCTGATTGACGGAAACCTTGTAAACCCGCTGTGCTTCTATGACACATCAAAAGAAGTTCTTAAGATAAGTGTTAATGACGGCGGAGACAACAGCTGCAAGAATCTCAGGAGCAGATGCGTTGAGATTTCTGCTGAAGACATTGAAAAAATCAAGGCGCAGACCTATGTGCCTCCTCAGTATCTTGGAAAGGGAAGCATGGGAACAATGCCTAAAAGCCCTGTTCCCATTGAAGAGGAGCTTAGCGGGATTTCATATTCAGTGAATCCCTCATTCAAGGCATCAATTGAGTATTCTTTTGAGGAGTATTACACTCTTGCAAAAAGGGCTGAGGAGATTGCATCAGCATGCTCAGGAAAATCCTACTATGAAAGGGACTCATGCATTAAAGCCCAATCATCTGGGCTTTCAGATTCAGTCATTGAAATAACCCCCTTCTGCAATCCGAAAGAAGCAGATGCCAGCTTGGGAGTTTTTGAGAAGTTCATTGATTACTATCAGAAATGCAGTTCAAATGATGACAACTGCTACTGCCTCTTTGAGCAGGAAGACTCCTCAGATGTCCCTTCTGCAGACGGAAAGCATGTCATAAGGATTGAGGCTGCACCGGATTATTCTGCCTACAATGCAGATTTTTCAGTCAGTGAAAATATGAAAATCGGAATAACAGAATCATTTTACAATGACCTTCCTGAAATAAAATATAAAACCCTGATTTACACTGCAAATTACAACCGCGGAAATTTTGAGAGCGCATCTCTCAGGTTTTATGACGATTTATCGGCATATGAAACAGAATGGGACTTAAGCAGAATAATCATCTACAAAAGCAACGGGGAAATGGCTTTTGTAAGCCCGATTGAATTCTGGAATGATGTTCCTGAGAACAAGTTCCTCACATCAAGGCAGTGCCTTCCTGGAGCCAAGGTGTATTATTTCTGCGCAAAGGTTCTCTCAAACTCAGTTCCTGTCTATGATGCGGGGAAAAAATCAGTTGAAAATGTTAATCCCATTGTAAAGTTCGCCCTTGAGATAAGGTAG
- a CDS encoding 8-oxo-dGTP diphosphatase, which yields MRPVTLVYCLKGNSVLLGMKKRGFGAEKLNGYGGKVQDGETIEEAAVRELYEEAKIQAVPSDLEKVAIIDFYFDDVPKEKNLNQTVHVYFLKKWNGEPKETEEMRPEWYARNSLPMQKMWIDDQYWLSGVLAGKKLRASFTFGNQGASVINHNIIYSESL from the coding sequence ATGAGGCCAGTTACGCTAGTTTACTGCTTGAAGGGAAATTCTGTTCTATTAGGTATGAAAAAAAGAGGATTCGGTGCCGAAAAATTAAACGGCTACGGTGGTAAAGTCCAGGATGGAGAAACCATTGAAGAGGCTGCTGTCCGGGAACTTTATGAAGAAGCAAAAATCCAGGCAGTTCCTTCTGATTTAGAAAAAGTTGCAATAATAGATTTCTATTTTGATGATGTGCCTAAAGAGAAAAACTTGAACCAGACAGTGCATGTTTATTTTTTGAAAAAATGGAATGGAGAGCCAAAAGAAACTGAAGAGATGAGACCCGAATGGTATGCACGAAATTCACTTCCTATGCAAAAGATGTGGATAGATGATCAATACTGGCTGTCTGGCGTATTGGCGGGAAAAAAGCTGAGAGCATCATTCACATTCGGGAATCAGGGGGCATCAGTTATTAATCATAATATTATATACTCGGAATCATTATAA
- the tgt gene encoding tRNA guanosine(34) transglycosylase Tgt yields the protein MFKVIKKDKKSSARTGVLSTAHGDANTPFFMPVATKAAPRYLSPHDLKEIDVQAIISNALLLSLAPGTEIVKNAADIHRFMNFNKPIFTDCGGFQILRESFFRGTTDEGIKFRSPFDGRNILLTPENIIRIQEELGSDVAMCLDYCPPYGLDYPGTKDSMEKTHAWAKRCRKAHSSKRQLLFGIAHGGFYRDLRVKSMKFMAKMNFDGISFGGLFIGEPKKDAYAMINSSIKYAPKNKPRYLMGLGSPEDIVKCVSLGIDIFDSIFPVENARHGTLFTWEGRLKIDNRMYRNDFSPIDPKCGCHVCRNYSRAYIHHLTKTQEQLGFRLRIYHNIYFMQRLMEKIRESIKEGTFNKLKKDIEKKYTKVRVLSASNNKSRIRKLK from the coding sequence ATGTTCAAGGTTATAAAAAAAGACAAAAAGAGCAGTGCACGAACAGGAGTTCTTTCAACAGCGCACGGCGATGCAAACACTCCCTTTTTCATGCCAGTTGCAACAAAGGCAGCCCCAAGATACTTATCTCCCCATGATTTAAAGGAGATTGATGTTCAGGCAATAATCTCAAATGCCCTTTTATTGTCGCTTGCGCCTGGAACCGAGATTGTGAAAAATGCGGCGGACATCCACAGGTTCATGAACTTCAATAAGCCGATATTCACAGACTGCGGGGGCTTCCAAATCCTTAGGGAAAGCTTCTTCCGCGGAACAACTGACGAGGGCATAAAATTCCGCTCGCCGTTTGATGGAAGGAACATTCTTCTAACTCCTGAAAACATAATAAGAATTCAGGAGGAGCTTGGTTCAGATGTTGCAATGTGCCTGGACTACTGCCCCCCTTACGGGCTTGATTATCCCGGAACAAAGGATTCAATGGAAAAAACCCATGCATGGGCAAAGAGGTGCAGGAAAGCGCACTCCTCAAAGAGGCAGCTCCTTTTTGGGATAGCGCATGGCGGATTCTACAGGGACTTAAGGGTTAAGAGCATGAAGTTCATGGCAAAGATGAACTTTGACGGAATATCATTTGGCGGGCTCTTTATAGGCGAGCCGAAAAAAGACGCTTATGCAATGATAAATTCCTCAATAAAATACGCTCCAAAAAACAAGCCCCGGTATTTAATGGGACTCGGAAGCCCAGAGGATATTGTAAAGTGCGTTTCACTTGGAATTGACATATTTGACAGCATCTTCCCTGTTGAGAATGCAAGGCACGGCACCCTTTTCACATGGGAAGGAAGGCTTAAGATTGACAATAGAATGTACAGGAATGACTTTTCCCCTATTGACCCAAAATGCGGCTGCCATGTGTGCAGGAATTACAGCAGGGCTTACATCCATCACCTTACAAAAACTCAGGAGCAGCTTGGCTTCAGGCTGAGGATTTACCATAACATTTATTTCATGCAGCGCCTGATGGAGAAAATCAGGGAGTCAATAAAGGAAGGCACCTTCAACAAACTTAAAAAAGACATTGAAAAGAAATACACCAAGGTTCGGGTTTTAAGCGCATCAAACAACAAGAGCAGGATAAGGAAACTGAAATGA